TTGCGGATGATGCCTGAATAAGTGAGATACGTGTTATAGTAAAATCGATTTCTGCCATCAGAGGAGGCCCTCTTCGATTTTTGTCTGCCACATTGAATGTGTTAATATAATACGCGTAAGTTAAGCAGAAAAgatttgaattatataataattagctAATCAAGCGAGaatttatgtattatgtatactaatatacaataaaaaaatgttttctggtgtaaaatgaaattacaatcGTAAACTAACATAAAACAGATCAGTATCAATCGAGAAATCAATGTGTAcatattaatacataatacctttttataatcttattaatattgcttttattttcGTGATCAGGATCGTTTAATGGAACGGATTATGGCTATTAGTGGTCCTACGCATGATCTACCTCCCCCAGAAACCATGGAAAAGAAATTCAGTGGTCGTAATCGTCTGTATATTGGAAACTTGTCAAATGATGTTACAGAAGAGGAAATTCAACAGATCTTTCAACAATATGGTGAAATATCCGaactttttgtaaataaagagaaaaactTTGCATTTCTTAGGATGGTAAGTTCAAtactttttctctctcccccccttttttttgtaatgtttacataaaaaatgattaaaataattaccgtttgaaagaaaatgataagaTTTTGGCTGCTATCTTATACTATATGATGcgttgttatatatatatatatgtatatatgcattTGTACATATGGCATTAAACTATAACTTAATGTTTTTTATCTTATAGGATTATAGGGTAAATGCTGAGAAGGCAAAACACGAGTTAGatggaaaaaatgtatttactaATAGTAAAGGACGTGCACTTAAAGTTCGTTTTGCTCCACATTCTTCGACAGTTAAAGTTAAAAATCTCACACCTTGGATTACGAATGAATTGCTTGAGAGGGCATTCAGTGTCTTTGGTGAAATTGAACGGGCGATAGTTATAGCGGATGACAAGGGAAAATCTACTGGAGAGGGAATTGTAGAATTCTGCAGAAAACCGTCAGCCCAACTTGCTTTACGAAAGTGCACAGAAGGATGCTACTTTTTAACCGCGTACGtttttactataaataaaaatgttgtttACCCCAAAGCCACGCTTGTTTGacgtatttaatttatctacAAGTGCCTAAAAATTAATCATAACGggggaaagaaaaatagttcCAAAAGGAAGCATGATACACTAGATGTTCGTATTGTATTGTGTGCCGTAAATTGGAACacaaaacattattttaaacataattttattgaaacaaagagagagaactttgaaaatttacattaaatactTATATTATAGGTCTCTACGTCCTGTAGTTGTTAAACCATTTGAATTACTGGATGACATTGATGGTTATTCAGACAAAAATCTACCTCGGAAAAATCAGGAATTTTTTACAGCTCGCGATATTGGTCCAAGGTTTGCAAAGATAGGAAGTTTTGAATACGAATATGGAACGAGATGGAAACAGCTGCACGAATTATATGAACAGAAAGAAGAAGCACTAAAAAGAGAAATGGCAAtggaggaagaaaaattggaaGCTCAAATGGAATTTGCACGATATGAACACGAAACTGAATTGTTGAGAGAACGTAAGTATTTTAACATCATTAAAAGATATtgctttaatatatatatatatatatatatatatatacacacacatcgCACAAGCAATGTAAGTGTAATAAATGTGGAAATCAATAAATTGATTTTCCTTAATTGATAGAATTGCGTATGCGCGAGGCCGATCGTGAGAGACAAAAGCGAGAAtgggaaatgaaagaaagacaggCTGAAGAACAAAGAACGCGCGAAGAAGAACTACGAAGGAGACAACAAGAAGAAATGGCAATGCGTATTAGAAGACAAGAAGAGGAGCTACATCGTCGTCAAcaagagaataatttattcatgCAGGTAATTACTTGGCAACATTAACAGAAAACTAAATTCATTGGAATTACAGAAAGTTTCTATGATAATAGGTTGAAATTTTAACATCTTTATACTACAGGGATGACAATATAGATCAGTAACAtgtatttattagaaacatgtatttaaaaaactacatgTGGAGGTTacgtaaaagatatttattttttatgcgtTTGCGAAAACgtgtcttttatttattattaacactttaccgaccgctAACGATTCAACAGCATACGCACGTCCGATCGACATCTCAGACGCAGATTCGGCTCTGTTTCGGTTTAGACTCTccaataccattcttttcgttcatcgtgaacggtaagtttttcaaattggtataaaactgtGGGAGCATACAAAGCAACGCGACTGATGCAACTGAGCACAAGGTGCCttagtactaaataacaaattactgttCGAATAACGAGGAAGATTGTCGGCGAAAAAATCCGATTAATAGgctatcggtcggtaaagtgttaacatttttttttatcattatcataATGATAGAAATAGGATAGTAGCACTACTACTTATAATGTTTATGTGTCAGAATATTTGCatctttttgttttgtttttttttttttttatactaaCGCTCGCGCTTATGTCCCTCTTATATTTAAGGAGCAAACAATGAGAGGAGGTGGAGGAGGCGGGATGGGAGGAAAAAATTATGATTCCGTTGGTAATAATGACCGCGATGGATATGGACAGCCAGATGGTAAGTTTCTTAAGTTGttgaaatgttatttttcataaacttCAATATTTCTCTAGCATATAATGCGCGTATTTATTTACTAGTATATTTGAATTCAATTAGTTCTccttgaaatagaaatttatattttatactgatcgttattattacatataaaatttttacatgAAACATTCATTCAAAATTCTTCAGAACTATTTGTAATGGAAAACTTTACTTCGTTACAGGTGGAAGCAGCATGCCAGTGGTAATGTATCCCATTAAAGTATCAttctacatatacataaatatatataaatatatataaatataaatatatatatatatttatttatttatgtatatgtacatattttttttcacaaagtatttattttttctgaaactttttctttgatatttcatttatgtatatttccaTTTGGTGATATTACTAAACAAATTATTCCATCTATATATGAGAAtcttttgttagaaataattGAACTGCCTTGCATGGTAAAATCGCGAGTATTATTAGTGAACACTTGCGAAAAACATAAGTGAAAGAACTTTACGAATATTCCTATAAAGCATGCTTTCCAATATAGCAGGGTTCTAATGTCTGCAACAATGGCAATAGTATTAAAATCAGTCtaatatcgaatatatatatatcgtacaataataacttttaattaGTTTATTATAACATGTGGAGGTGTCAATGGGCCTtaacattaaattttctacttaaAAGGAGATCATTTGTTGTAGCGTGAATAgatacagaattttaaattaatttattcggtCTTCATAGAACCGAAGTATTGTTTTGTGAGGTAAAATAAGTACAATACTTGTCATATCTTATATTTGAAACCTTTTATCTACGTTCACATAACACCGCTGTAATCtttgttaaatattcttcACTTGTATTACAAACGCATGTGATATGGTTTCTATTATTGTCTACTACAAACGTTTACTGAAACATGggacattttttgttttttaaacgtAGTTCTActcgtaaaaatgtatatgatTCTATgccgataaaaatattttaaagcatTTATTGTTGGTTGGAAGGTTTTATCATGCtgacatttataaatattcaaagttatGAAATTAACAGAGGATATTTAATGGCAAATGTGCGAAATTTTGGAGAAATGttaggaaatttttattaacctATTATAAATAATGCGAGATATAAAGGTTGTATAGGTAGGTAAAGGTTTTACTGGACGGGCTCATCTCGCCATacctaaatttttaattttttaactacACTGTGAGATCAGTAGATTTAAGCAGCAATCGCTTATCTTTATCTATACCATACATGACTAATTCTTTTAAACATCTTCGTTTCTATCTGTAGGACgtgaattttattgttaacgaTAATACTTTTATAAGCATTTGAGGGAATCTGCTTTTTTCAGTTTATACTGGTAATAAGCTTTGGGTTAATGTGTTCTACGTATTCAATTCGAATATATTCTTCATAAACAGGGCTTTGGAATTCATAAGTACCGAATCTAGGAATACTTTTTAAACATTCATCAGTAAAATTGAAACTAAAACCGAATTAATATTTCGTGCCTCATTGGCTTCTCCATATGCTTGCAGACAGGAGGCTCTGTTCTTCTATTTTCTCTAGTTACATTAAGAATTAGGTATTAGGTATGCTTACATACTATGGAACTAGCATCGTTCAACGTATAATTCTGGACAttagaattaaattgaatatttcctCGCTTAAATAGTTCCATagtaataatttgatatttattaaccAACAAATGCCCAACTACATTGAGTGTTGATTAAACATAATTAGCTGTattcagaaattatttttatttaaatatacacacatacattTATTTAGAGATATTTACTTGAAGATTAAGTGTAATTTAAACATAGTTTCCGAGTACAGCAATATCAATTTTGATTTACAATAAGTAAAGGAGCTTAAAACAATCTTTATGCTTCATTTATCTAAAGGAACATAATTTTGagtttttattgttatattaatctttatgaatttttctttttatattccaaACTACATATTTTGTGAACtatttattacatacatacatgcacGATTCTGtagtataaatattgtataaagttTGCTTAGAGATCTTGATCACATCTCTTTGTCACTTATACCAATATTTAAGCTTCGGAGTTgtgtaaaattaattcaatattaatCGTTACAACATTATAGCTAAAAATACACACTATTGATGGTAACTGATATGCCGAGATTCTTCTTGTTGGTACAATAGAACggttatatttttgaaagtcGTATATAACTACGTGTTGGGTACTTAAATTAAGGATCTCGTATGCGTTTCTACCCTTTAAAACGCCTAATGTtctatatatgaatatttatcgtgcgtttaacattatttaacGAGGACTTGATACCGAATTTGACATATCTATTGtgtaaattaacattttttaacaattttagaGAAATT
The nucleotide sequence above comes from Bombus fervidus isolate BK054 chromosome 6, iyBomFerv1, whole genome shotgun sequence. Encoded proteins:
- the LOC139988175 gene encoding hrp65 protein; the protein is MAGAESPKLKQESQNASTENSNENPRERNPPGGGNRGPRGRKGGTRFSGGRGGGMGGGNRNNDGPMKMNDPMDGGMDNTINEGIGGSMGGGMGGGMGIGRGGGMLRGGRGGRGGGDRNMGNRSQDDRLMERIMAISGPTHDLPPPETMEKKFSGRNRLYIGNLSNDVTEEEIQQIFQQYGEISELFVNKEKNFAFLRMDYRVNAEKAKHELDGKNVFTNSKGRALKVRFAPHSSTVKVKNLTPWITNELLERAFSVFGEIERAIVIADDKGKSTGEGIVEFCRKPSAQLALRKCTEGCYFLTASLRPVVVKPFELLDDIDGYSDKNLPRKNQEFFTARDIGPRFAKIGSFEYEYGTRWKQLHELYEQKEEALKREMAMEEEKLEAQMEFARYEHETELLREQLRMREADRERQKREWEMKERQAEEQRTREEELRRRQQEEMAMRIRRQEEELHRRQQENNLFMQEQTMRGGGGGGMGGKNYDSVGNNDRDGYGQPDGGSSMPVDPKSFMDAYNSMDRGSRGGYNDDRSQIMDLMDMRVDMGNMGGGRGGSGGSGRWQGGSDRNRQDDYPNKRRRY